Proteins from one Porites lutea chromosome 3, jaPorLute2.1, whole genome shotgun sequence genomic window:
- the LOC140930016 gene encoding uncharacterized protein, with amino-acid sequence MEWSEEHDIILLREMISREIFSFKKGSPDRGKTWESIQEFLNQMENPKFHIKEKRGVRDRWNILQGKFLKRMREEEAASGIECEELSEKDTLIEELSERERSFQVKEKNTAKDKEAAESVRRKAIERMKDSKRKTSQDSDLDPGLAAGGKKSRKTATEVVDFLKEKAKCEQTQRQQEMELRRKELEENSKQQRGVLELMQRQSEAQQHINQALLVLIQKAFGTV; translated from the coding sequence ATGGAATGGTCAGAGGAGCACGATATCATTTTGCTGAGAGAGATGATTAGTCGAGAGatattttcatttaagaaaGGAAGTCCTGACAGAGGAAAGACGTGGGAAAGCATACAGGAATTCTTGAATCAAATGGAGAATCCCAAATTCCACATTAAGGAAAAACGAGGAGTCCGGGACAGGTGGAATATACTGCAGGGAAAGTTCTTGAAGAGAATGAGGGAAGAAGAAGCAGCAAGTGGCATCGAGTGTGAAGAGTTGTCCGAAAAGGATACCCTAATCGAGGAGTTATCTGAGCGGGAACGAAGCTTTCaggtgaaagagaaaaacacagcaaaggataAAGAAGCAGCCGAATCTGTTAGGAGAAAGGCAATTGAAAGGATGAAAGACTCGAAGAGGAAGACGAGTCAGGATTCAGATTTGGATCCAGGTTTAGCAGCTGGAGGGAAAAAATCACGAAAAACTGCTACAGAGGTCGTAGATTTCTTGAAGGAAAAGGCGAAGTGCGAGCAAACTCAAAGACAACAAGAAATGGAATTGAGAAGGAAGGAGCTGGAAGAGAATTCTAAACAACAACGAGGAGTTCTAGAGCTAATGCAGAGGCAGAGTGAGGCTCAGCAGCATATCAACCAGGCTTTGCTGGTTCTTATCCAGAAAGCATTTGGaactgtttaa